ATTCGAATTTAATAGAACTTAAAATTATACTTAAAAGTGCCCAGATCAGCCACAAATTTAAGGACATGTGTTTAACACACTGCGTAGTCtccaattgaaaataaagtgcaaTGCTAAGAATCGAATGAGAAACTATTTAAATAACAGCGTTACTAATCCTCATCTGTCTGCTTTTTGCTGGCGAGTATGACTACAATTAAAACGGGATACTGATCAGACTGACCTCAATCAATCTAACAGAGATAAAAATAGAACCGAATCGTATTCTGAAATCTAGTTTAGTCGCTGTGTTCCCCCCGATTTTATTTTCCCTTACTTTTATCTCTCTGGGTTTGTAAACAAATGCACAAAACAAACCGCTTTGAAATTACGTTAAATTTAAGAGAGCGCTTTGACGTACGAATTCTCCGCTCACAATTAGATACAACTCCAAACACAATATCCTTTTAATAGCAAATTTATTTGAACAGATTTGATTTTCTGTACACCAAAATGAAATTGTCGTCACCAAATCACAAACTTAGATCGGGTTACAATCAAATCTGACATCAAATATATAATTTATTAACCAACAAACATTTTACTGCTTTTTAACGTGTGATTCTGTCTTTTAAAAACATAATACAAAATTTGAGGAAAATAAATTACTGTTCGCAGCCTCCAAATATAATTGTTGAAAAAAGAAACATTTAAAGAAAATATTTTATATTTCGGATCGGTAACTGATCCgtcattttctttttaaatttaaaaagagtttttcccctcacctccccctttCTAAAAATGGCAACTTTTAGAGAACTTGTTTTAAAACTCCCATCGGCGGATCCGGTGGCCGGTAATGTAAGATAATGCTAATTATGAAAATGCCTGTCCTTTTACATAGTTTTCTGTTCCAGCCGGCAGTGTCAATGTTTTGTTTAACCGGGACTCCACAGAGAAAGAGttgaaagaaaaatattttaaacaaaACTTTGGGCAAGTCTTATTTATTTGGAGTGGATAATTTAGAAAAACAAACCTCGAAATATTCAGGTTTTATCTTATTTTTTATCTTAACGCAGATTCCTGGTCAAAGAGTCTGTCCTTGTTTCCCGTGGGTCGTTTCAGGATGGGGATAAGAGTGCAGGCTCGTAACCAGGTACTAAAACAAAGATTGCGGGGGAGGGAGAAAAGAGTGACACCGTCCATAAGAACAAATTCACCTGATATAGTCGAGATAACAAGGCGCTGTTAGGTGTTAGGCACACAGTCGGACTGCAATCCTTGtctgaatgaaacaattgacCACCCTTGCGGTAAAACCATGTCCTCGATTTCGCTCTCTTCACCACAGATGCGGAAAATGTCAACACGACTGCTAACTGTACACGTTTTACGAATACTGCCTGCTTGCTGACTTCTTTTTCTCTGATATATAActtttctcctgcctcctccctcaATATGATAGTCAAATATATAATTTAGGAAGAAGAGGGGGATGGGGGGAAGGCGTTTCCCATCGCTTTCTCAGTCCGGGATCAGGCGAGTGCCAGCAGTGACCACTGCCATGGGTCCTTGTTAAAGATCGTGATGTGACGGCGTCTCTGAATCAACACTATGCGAAAACACTTCGTCCTGTTGATGTACCCCAGGCGGGGTcattcttttttctttctgtctTCTGTTACAAAACCAGACCCGAACAACTTCTTTTTCTAACTGCAAACTGTCGGCTAGACTTGAAATTTCTTGGGCCGCAGGTTTGGGACATTTGAGGAAATGGGTCTCTAGCGCACCTTTCACACTCACCTCTATGGAAGTCCGCTTCTTTCGTTTCCTGCCCTGAGCCGCTATCTTGTCGATGCTGGTTGGACTGCCCGTGGTAGAGTCTGCTTCCTCCAGCCACTTGTTCAACAGGGGCTTGAGTTTGCACATGTTCTTAAAACTGAGCTGCAGGGCTTCGAACCTGCAGATGGTTGTCTGTGAGAAGACGTTTCCGTACAAGGTTCCCAGTGCCAGTCCCACATCTGCCTGGGTGAAACCCAGTTTAATCCGCCTCTGTTTGAACTGCTTTGCAAATTGTTCCAGCTCATCAGATGTGGGGGTTTCCTCGTCTGAGTGGTCGTGGCAGTGGTGGTGTGCCAGCTCCCCGTGCTCGGCGCTGTCCCTCAGACCCGGGTGCATTGACTGGCCAACGGTTGCAGACGGTGGCGGCGGCCCGACGTGCTCCAACATGCCGTTGACTGTGAAGGCGGGTTGGGAATAGATACTGAGAGGCTGCCCGACCGAGGTGATGGACGAGTTGTGAGACGCGGCCGTGCCCCATGCGCTCGGGTGGTTGGTATGCGGAGAGTGATGGGCAATGTGCGCAGAGCGGTGGTGCAGACTGGCGCCAGCGTGAAGATCTTCCCTGCCAGGCTTCACGTCTTGCTGGCTCAGGGGACTTGGAGAAATGGCCGCGGACCACGGGCTGCCTTCAGGTAAAGCCGTCACCCACTGGTGAGAGAGGGGGTGCCCGTTGCTGGGCAGTCCTTGCAGATAGTCACTTTGGATGAGTTTCTGGGGGCCCCGGAAGGTGCCCGCCTGCTGCATGCTCGATGAGTCGGTGGGGACGATGGAGTTGGATGTGAGGATACTACTGCTCGGCATGTAGAGGTTGGAGGCTGCCGTGGCCATGGCTCCACGAATCCCTCAGTAATAATAACCTGCCTACGGGAACAGCTTCGCTCTTTGACAACAAAGCTTAGGTAAAGCAGGTCAGCAGGGAGGTCAATGACTGGCACCTCTTAGGACCAATTGCAAGCCACGCTGGGGTTCCTGGCCGCCTTAAGGCATTGGCGTCACGGCGTTCTCGACCAATCGTGAGGCTAGAGGTGGAGCCACACTCCTCATTTTTGCATTTTGTTTCATTGAACTCCAAACCTCGAGCGTGGGGGAACCCAACGAGGAAGTCAATCAAAGGCCGGAGCCCATTGGCTCCCCACAGGGTAACTGACAGCTCCCACCTCCCGCACCCACGCCTGATGGTTAACTCTTGCTGGAGCAGAGTACGCACACACTCTGCCCCCTGCATGCCAGCAAGTTTTGACTCGAATCTCAGTGCCCTACCCCCACCCACTTGGTCTCCTAGAAAGCTCGCAGCAGCAATCTTTCTGAAAAGTTGAGAGTTTTTTGTGCTGTCAAtaaaataaatctaaaacttcatAATAATTGATCATGCTGCAAGCAACCAGGCTGGTTATTTCATACTCAGATTATAATTATTGATCACGAGTTAACGACAACCGTAAACTATTTTCGATGTGCATGGAGTTGCAGCTTGATTTCATGTATGTTCGAATGCAGCCTTTTTAGCAACTTTTCGCTGCTAGTGTCTATTCATTAAAACATACATAATTAAGGACACGCTGTCGCCTGCTTATTGAAAATGTAAATTATGTGGatatttgtgtgcgtgtgtgtacaaCGTCGAGTAAGTAACTCTGGACCCAGGCTGCTGCGAACTTAACTGCGGGCCCTTCTGTAATTACTTAGATCAATAAATATTTTCAAAGGGAACAGATCGGTAGAGCACTGAGAGAAAGAAATTAGTTTCATAGGGCCGAAATCTCGTTCGTTAGGTCCCTTATTCCTTGGGAGTCTGATCAGAAATGATGAGAGCATTTTATAGATATTCTGAGATGTGGGTACGCGGAATAATTACATTTTACATTGGAATAGCGGCTTCAGAATTCAGCTATTGGTTTGAAATTCCATTAAATTCAACGAGAGATCCTAGGTTAAGATTGATTTAAATTTGCATACATTTTCATATATTTAGGGCAAAATAAAGGGAGGCCGGGAGAAGCTGTTAGCCATTGCCAACAACAGTTTCTCAAAATTCAGCTGTACTAGAATTTCGAAGGGACTACGGGACGGTAATAGGTGAGCTTTCCCCACCACAGCTGGCTCTTAGCTCTGCAAAGCGGCCTTAGCCCGGTATGCTCTCATTTTCGTATTTTGAAATACACAGTTCTGTAATGTGTTAGCAACGTCATTTTTTCACGAAGCAGattttatttttgcatctttTAATATCGCAGCTGCCGTGTCATTGGCCGAGAAAGCAAAGGTATTCAACAAATTTAATATACAATGTTCACTTTTGGACTGTGGCCGAGAATTAATACTTCTAATGGCTCGTATTGAAAGGCGAACAATGCAGCAAACAACGTGGCGTGGGCAATTCTGACGGCATGGACCAGTATGCCCGGTTAGTACATAGGACGTCTCGTACTTGCGTTGCTTTGCGGTCCGCATCTGTCCACCGCCCCCAGAACTCGGAGTGGAAACAGGAGGTATGCTTTGAAAGCCAGGAGCCCATTTTGTTTCAGAAAAGTTTGGGCGACCTGCGATACTAAACGGGCTTTCTTTTCCCGTTGGGGGCAAAATCCCGACTAATTTCACTTGTCACTTTCAAGGTCAAGACAAAAGAGTGAAACAGTGCTGGCCTAATCTTTCTAAAGGATTTCTTTTCTGAAGTAACCTAAGCATCGGAGACTTCAAACCCATCTACCTAAGCGTAGCAGCGGCTGAAATAAACCTGTCAACAATTGACAGTAAAACATCATGGAAAATACGTTTAATTTGATGAACAGTCTAATATCTGACCTCTGTACGTCGTAATTTTAATTTATAATGTTTTTCGTCAAGTGTAGCATACAAAGGTTAGAAGATCATACTAGATGCTGAAGTTGAATTTACGGTTAGTTGTTTTAGTTCGATTTGTCACCTTATCAGTGGTGTGTTTTTTAAAAGGGCTGATGCTGGAATCTCCCTCTTGGCTTCTTTCATGTTAGACTAACAGGCGCTAACTTTCCAAGTGTAACAGATGCGGCTCTCAGACGGCCTTTTATGCTGATTCCCTTATTCATAGACACATTTTTGCGCCGATGATCTTGGTTACcatagagagagaaataaaagagGGAACAGTGGTCACATTATACCATATATCCAAGGAGGAGAATAAAAGAGCCCAATTCAAACAAGTAGACTGGCCGGACATGGGAGAAGGAGTGAGCGAACTGAAGGCTGGTACTGGGTTACTGTTAATCGGAGGAAATACATTTACAACAAATGTTTCATATTTAGTAATAAATGGGTCGGTCTACAGACAAATGTTGAATTTTCTGCCACAGAGGTATTTTATTTTTGGTTGGATTTGCAGTAGTGTCAATGAGGTAAAACACCATAAAACCCAGTACACGAACTGCCAATCAGTGTCACGACCTTTTAGCTGGAACTTCACCTGCCTCTGAGTACTTGTAGCCCGCAGATCCTGCCTAAGTCCACACacttaataataataaagaagagGCGCCTTCTCGTATTTCAGCCCCCACGAATTTAGTTTCGATTTTAATTGAACTCTCTACCAATTGTGAATGTTGATCACTTGCCCGTTAATCCGATGTCCACCCAGATCTTAGACGGATACAAGCCACCGTGTAACATTTTCTCCCAGTGAGGAGTAATCTATTAGTGCCCGTCCCGGGGCCGTTTTAAACGTGAAGATACCGTGGGATGAAGAGGCGGAAAAAAAACCATATTGGCTTTTGCGAGGATACTAAGTTCTGAAGTATGATGTGTTTTGAATTAGCACAAGTCAATTTATTTTTGCTTGGTATGTGTGCTCTTGCTGAGAGAGACTGTACGTATTCAAAACAGTCAATTTAGCACCTTTATCTTTTCCTGGCAACATAGTCAAACGACAATTTTGTGCTTCTTTATGAACGTCCACTGcttaattttttgaagaaatcccAATTTTGATAATCCTTTTTCTTTGTAAGCACCATTACAATTTCCAGATTGCCTAATTATATACAGTTAGTTACTCGAGGGTTCGTTCCATTATCAAGCAGCCCGAATCCATGAAGAAATTCAATGTGAAAGTTTTAGGATGTCTCTCCCTAACCTAAGCAGCGTGCTCGAAAATATCTGAAATCAATTGGTTCGAGTGACTTTGCttcatttactttgaaatttatcgAGGAACGacttaaaatttatgaaaacagACTTGTAAGTTTCAGTTGTTGGTGTTAGCATCCTGATCGGTTTTGATAGGTACCGGTGGAATTCTCTGTACTTCCAGCAGGTTAGAGAAGTCGTGGAGACTAACATGCTAAATTTCAGTTATGTTTTAGCTGAAATGCTACCAGCTTGATTTACAGCTGTTTGATTTACAACCAGTTTGATTGTTTAAGATATTCCACGCGTGAAACAATAAACACGTATTCTTAATTGTTTTGGGCTTAGACACTTAAAAAAATCCATTTGTTATTCGCTGTAATGTACACAGCTCTCCCCTATCCTCTAGAATACTCACGCTGTTCAAAAATTGGAACATATCGTTGTGCCACTGTTTCCGTTCAAACAGTTCTATTTTTTTGAGGCTTAAATGGGCGTTTGGCAAAGGCTTGTAGCTTGCATTTCATATTTCCTTGGCGCTCAGCACTCTCGTTTTGGATCTACAGATGTGTATAATGTATATGTGTTGATCTATGTATGTTTATAATACGGAACAAATATATACGTTTTGTGTACGAGAAGCTGTGGCAATGGTCGGAGTCTGGCTGCCTATCTCAGAGATAAAAACTAGGGTAGAGTTGAGGAAAAGAAAACACAATTAAATATCATGTCAGGTTTTAAAAGGCTTCGAACAATTGATGCACATGATAGATAGGATACAATCCTTTGGTATGTCTTGCCTATTCGGTCTGGTCCGTTCCGCTCCTATTCAAGTTCACGACAGAATCTACCCATTTCAAAATATTAATGTTTAGTTATaatcaattttattttaatttcaataATTCACTTGCATAAACATATCGCTAGATGAGAAATAGTGGAAGGAGCTTTGGGCGAAGACCGGCTGTGAagtgatattattttgtatagaTTAGGACTGATGTCGGTCGGGGTGCAGGTGTGTAAATAAGATGACTCCGAAATAAAAGCTGTGTCCCGCTGTATCACAACGACTGCGGGGAAAGATACAGCAACTGGACAGCACCGAATAGATGCACTCAGCGGCGCTGGCTTGGACCTAATGAATGTTAAACGGACACTGACAGGACGGGACGGAAATAGAGCACGGTGCAAAGAGAAACGGAATTGTTGcttcatttatcttattccagagCAAGTGAAGGAACATAAACTTTTATGTTTAGCGATGGGAATACACGGCTTTACCCTACCTTTATGTCCGGAGGGAATTTAAAATGCTTTCTCTTTCGGAAATATTGCCATGATTTTGTTTTTAAAGTAGATCGTAGTTCAAGTTCTTATATTCGTCTTCTTCTATCACACTCTTGCCAGTGATCTGTGAACTAAATTTCAGCACAACAAGAGCTTTGTTTCGGAACAAAATCTAAGCACTGGCGAGGAAGGAGTTAATCACGGGTGGGCGATCTAATGCACACGTTGTCGGGCAACGCTCTTGCCACTCTCGCCGTTCTAAAAATTGGTGCCAGAGGCCTAGATTCAGCTTTTGACTCTGTGGGTTCTTGCAGGTTTAAACAAAAAATCATTTTGTGCAAATCTCTCCAAACGTCCAATTTCAGAGTAACTGCAGGAAGCTTAAAAAAAAAGTTCTACGAAGTTTCAAATCAGCCCACCGCTGTTGGAAATCGGCGCTCGCATTCTGCAAATCTAAATCCGGACTCACGTAACAGCAAATTGAGAGATAatggaaacgagttctcagtttTCCCACCACCTTGCGTTTAACAATTTTCTCACACCTAACTCGATAGCTTATTAAATTAgttttgattttaaaaataattctgtTTTGATGGAATCGATACCACACGCTCAGAACAAGTGAGGTGAAAGGTCACTTGAAATGTT
This DNA window, taken from Hypanus sabinus isolate sHypSab1 chromosome 8, sHypSab1.hap1, whole genome shotgun sequence, encodes the following:
- the LOC132398280 gene encoding POU domain, class 3, transcription factor 4-like isoform X1 — protein: MATAASNLYMPSSSILTSNSIVPTDSSSMQQAGTFRGPQKLIQSDYLQGLPSNGHPLSHQWVTALPEGSPWSAAISPSPLSQQDVKPGREDLHAGASLHHRSAHIAHHSPHTNHPSAWGTAASHNSSITSVGQPLSIYSQPAFTVNGMLEHVGPPPPSATVGQSMHPGLRDSAEHGELAHHHCHDHSDEETPTSDELEQFAKQFKQRRIKLGFTQADVGLALGTLYGNVFSQTTICRFEALQLSFKNMCKLKPLLNKWLEEADSTTGSPTSIDKIAAQGRKRKKRTSIEVSVKGALETHFLKCPKPAAQEISSLADSLQLEKEVVRVWFCNRRQKEKRMTPPGVHQQDEVFSHSVDSETPSHHDL
- the LOC132398280 gene encoding POU domain, class 3, transcription factor 4-like isoform X3, with the translated sequence MATAASNLYMPSSSILTSNSIVPTDSSSMQQAGTFRGPQKLIQSDYLQGLPSNGHPLSHQWVTALPEGSPWSAAISPSPLSQQDVKPGREDLHAGASLHHRSAHIAHHSPHTNHPSAWGTAASHNSSITSVGQPLSIYSQPAFTVNGMLEHVGPPPPSATVGQSMHPGLRDSAEHGELAHHHCHDHSDEETPTSDELEQFAKQFKQRRIKLGFTQADVGLALGTLYGNVFSQTTICRFEALQLSFKNMCKLKPLLNKWLEEADSTTGSPTSIDKIAAQGRKRKKRTSIEATNLSIAPAVDTFWRSKIHMLHNH
- the LOC132398280 gene encoding POU domain, class 3, transcription factor 4-like isoform X2: MATAASNLYMPSSSILTSNSIVPTDSSSMQQAGTFRGPQKLIQSDYLQGLPSNGHPLSHQWVTALPEGSPWSAAISPSPLSQQDVKPGREDLHAGASLHHRSAHIAHHSPHTNHPSAWGTAASHNSSITSVGQPLSIYSQPAFTVNGMLEHVGPPPPSATVGQSMHPGLRDSAEHGELAHHHCHDHSDEETPTSDELEQFAKQFKQRRIKLGFTQADVGLALGTLYGNVFSQTTICRFEALQLSFKNMCKLKPLLNKWLEEADSTTGSPTSIDKIAAQGRKRKKRTSIEGKLDTRRTATDLNTNSMTSYTDAVSTIIFCFQISIIFKMSPVSSVFFKIIF
- the LOC132398280 gene encoding POU domain, class 3, transcription factor 4-like isoform X4, with protein sequence MATAASNLYMPSSSILTSNSIVPTDSSSMQQAGTFRGPQKLIQSDYLQGLPSNGHPLSHQWVTALPEGSPWSAAISPSPLSQQDVKPGREDLHAGASLHHRSAHIAHHSPHTNHPSAWGTAASHNSSITSVGQPLSIYSQPAFTVNGMLEHVGPPPPSATVGQSMHPGLRDSAEHGELAHHHCHDHSDEETPTSDELEQFAKQFKQRRIKLGFTQADVGLALGTLYGNVFSQTTICRFEALQLSFKNMCKLKPLLNKWLEEADSTTGSPTSIDKIAAQGRKRKKRTSIELKKLRRSGNKQMMTWCPFRFSSQ